In Euphorbia lathyris chromosome 10, ddEupLath1.1, whole genome shotgun sequence, a single genomic region encodes these proteins:
- the LOC136208200 gene encoding uncharacterized protein — protein MAATLFSCNPNTLHSTFFLGVRRNLFNQPIGRIINSTARKSSPKFLVVAATEGSAKSGKSKETLPSWASPDSEEPPPWAKNESAASASSDDQTVEIPFYVYLLSSAIIAIAAIGSVFEYVNQKPVFGILNSDSIFYAPVLGFFAFTGIPLSGFLWFKSVQVANKEAEEQDKKDGYL, from the exons ATGGCTGCAACCTTGTTTTCCTGCAATCCAAACACTCTCCATTCCACATTCTTTCTCGGTGTTAGGAGAAACCTATTCAATCAACCAATCGGCCGGATAATCAATTCCACCGCCCGGAAATCCTCCCCTAAATTTCTCGTTGTCGCCGCAACTGAAGGCTCTGCTAAATCCGGCAAATCGAAAGAAACTCTCCCATCTTGGGCTTCACCGGACTCCGAAGAGCCTCCACCTTGGGCTAAAAATGAATCCGCCGCCTCCGCTTCCTCCGACGACCAGACCGTCGAGATTCCGTTCTATGTTTATCTACTTTCATCGGCGATCATCGCAATTGCTGCT ATAGGTTCAGTGTTCGAGTATGTGAATCAAAAGCCtgtttttggaattttgaaTTCCGATAGCATCTTTTATGCTCCGGTGCTCGGATTCTTTGCATTTACTGGCATCCCTTTATCG GGATTTTTGTGGTTCAAATCGGTTCAAGTTGCTAACAAAGAAGCTGAGGAACAAGACAAGAAAGATGGGTATCTTTAA
- the LOC136209957 gene encoding arabinogalactan protein 13-like, which produces MEAMKMNLFAVLIVMIMAFSAIESASAAEAPAPSPTSDATAFIPTFIASIVALAFGFFF; this is translated from the coding sequence ATGGAGGCAATGAAGATGAATCTCTTCGCTGTTTTGATTGTGATGATTATGGCTTTCTCCGCCATTGAATCGGCATCGGCAGCTGAAGCACCCGCACCAAGCCCTACATCAGATGCAACTGCATTTATTCCCACATTCATCGCATCAATCGTTGCTCTTGCTTTTGGATTCTTCTTCTGA